A window of Catharus ustulatus isolate bCatUst1 chromosome 25, bCatUst1.pri.v2, whole genome shotgun sequence contains these coding sequences:
- the PPP1R15B gene encoding protein phosphatase 1 regulatory subunit 15B isoform X2 yields MEHSARERAGPGLGWARLGLAAAWPKVAGPSAAPAGGSSQASPPFSLLRVVSQLLSPLPALLQRLLPGAALSSALCPAKAPLVLLPKADTSLGWAEEEPPEKRPENGAEPPAGLWGAGLARTTMATLPMDYCYVLGLEQGKNHLPQPLRAEGLPEVEFLRSKRLAFLQPWRLPVPDPDHGYHSLEEEQQQQLRDIRPESGSGGDLEQPGGVPVEQGDAEEEGEALAGEEGEEDSETEQNFQISARPACANKLIDYIIGGVSSGEESEDEEDWDDDEDGGDEGDDGFDSEELPSDSDSVSQDGERLHLWNSFYSLDPYNPQNFTATIQTCSSEPGKEMSDTEEEEEEEEDSWAESSEGSPSSDEDEWDCDNSGDEAENLKLWNSFCSSEDPYNPLNFTAAFQTAEKKGTEEKKGTAGLQGAERPSSVPSEHFSVCRVQLEKRDSDPAKTANSKRKKVTFVEEVTLYLLSSEEDRRGPWEETPKPP; encoded by the coding sequence ATGGAGCACAGCGCTCGCGAACGCGCCGGCCCCGGCTTGGGATGGGCCCGGCTGGGCCTGGCCGCGGCCTGGCCGAAAGTGGCGGGGCCCAGCGCGGCCCCCGCGGGCGGCTCGTCCCAGGCGAGCCCGCCCTTCTCCTTGCTGCGCGTGGTGTCGCAGCTGCTGTCGCCGCTGCCCGCCCTCCTGCAGCGGCTGCTGCCGGGAGCCGCGCTGAGCTCCGCGCTCTGCCCCGCCAAGGCGccgctggtgctgctgcccaagGCGGACACCTCGCTGGGCTGGGCCGAGGAGGAACCCCCGGAGAAGCGACCGGAGAACGGCGCCGAGCCCCCggcggggctgtggggagccGGGCTGGCTCGGACCACCATGGCAACGCTTCCCATGGATTATTGCTACGtgctgggcttggagcagggcaagaaccacctgccccagcccctgcgAGCCGAGGGCTTGCCCGAGGTTGAGTTCCTGCGCAGCAAGCGCCTGGCGTTCCTCCAGCCCTGGCGTCTGCCCGTGCCCGACCCTGACCACGGCTACcacagcctggaggaggagcagcagcagcagctcagggataTCCGCCCCGAATCTGGCTCTGGTGGGGATTTGGAGCAGCCCGGAGGTGTCCCCGtggagcagggagatgctgaggaggagggggaagccTTGGCCggagaggaaggtgaggaggaCTCGGAAACAGAGCAAAACTTCCAAATATCGGCCAGACCTGCGTGTGCGAATAAATTAATCGATTATATCATCGGGGGAGTATCCAGCGGGGAGGAgagtgaggatgaggaggactgggatgatgatgaggatggtgGTGATGAAGGCGATGACGGGTTTGACAGCGAGGAGCTGCCCTCGGACTCGGATTCCGTCAGCCAGGACGGCGAGAGGCTCCATCTGTGGAATTCCTTCTACAGCTTGGATCCCTACAACCCCCAGAACTTCACAGCCACCATCCAGACGTGTTCCAGCGAGCCGGGAAAGGAAATGTCGGAcacggaggaggaggaggaggaggaggaagattcGTGGGCAGAGTCCTCCGAGGGCTCTCCCAGCTCGGATGAGGACGAGTGGGACTGCGACAACAGCGGGGATGAGGCGGAAAACTTGAAACTCTGGAACTCGTTCTGTAGCTCGGAGGATCCCTATAACCCTTTGAATTTCACGGCAGCCTTTCAGACAGCGGAGAAAAAagggacagaggagaaaaaagggacaGCGGGTTTACAAGGGGCAGAGAGGCCGAGCTCTGTCCCCTCCGAGCACTTCAGCGTGTGCAGGGTGCAGCTGGAAAAACGCGACAGCGACCCCGCCAAAACTGCGAATTCCAAGCGGAAAAAG